TGCAATAATTACCGAACCTTTTTTCATCATTCTCCTGTTTATATTTATTACTTAACAAAGAAACATTATAGATGAGAATTCTGTCATCTCTTTTACATACAATAATATAAAATCTCCCTTCGAAAATAATAAAAATAATTTACAAAACGAGAATTCTACAATTGTTATAATTGTTCTGTAATGAATAAAACAAGAATATCTGCATCGTCGATTTACACGAAAAAATAAACATCCAGCCGCATTAAACTTCCCACCAAGCATCTTAGCCGGTTTATCTTAATCTGTATATTATTACAAATCCGTTGTGTCAAAATATCGTTTTGCAAAGTCTGAAATACGCCTATGCCTTTCAGCTATTTCAATTTCAGTCCATTCGCTTTTTTCCCTGATTTCCGTATAACTTGAAAGTGCCGTATCTTGAAAAAGTTCTTTTTTTCTTTCAAAAGACTTATTACCGAACTTGCTATTCTGACTTTGTGTCAAAAGAGCCAGATTCCCTGCAATTTGCAGATAATTCTGTGCAAAATCTTCTGTATATACTTCATTTTCCGGACTCTGAGGCCTGATATGTTCAATGGTATACTGTCATACAGATCTTTATCCAATAAGGCTCCCGAACGTTTTTCTAATCTTAAATGATTCTCATACTGCCATAAAACATACTTGATTATGTTCCGGTCATAATGCCATTTTGTATGATCGAAATATTCTGAGATAATATTTTTAAACCTATTACCGTCATTCCAATACCACTTAAATCCGGTTTCCGCTGAATTTTTAACATCCCGATAAAGGTCCTCAATACTATAATCATCCGAATTAAAATAACTCTTCGCATAAGACGGCAGATAATCTGTCCTGTAATCTCCCAATTTAAGTTTAAAACTAAGAATTTCCAATAATTTAAGGATCTTAAAATAAACTTCTCCCTTATTATCGCCCCTATTGAATATAGTCAATAATACAAATTTCCAATTTACTTTATTACCTACGAAAAAAAGATTGGCTATTTCGGTTTGGCACTTATTATTTACAATACTTTTTGCACAATGAGCCAGCTCTGCCAAGTTTTCAAAAAACGATTTAATCCACTGTTTCTTATCCTCTTCTTTATTTAGCCTTTCTTTTATTTCTTCAAGGCTCCCTCCAATATTGTAAAAAAGATTGCAACAATTATCCAAAAGCTCATTCTCTGTGAAATAACCTTCTACAGCCTCAATATATCTGTAAGTTTTGGAAACAATACTTTGTATTTCCACAATATCGTTATTTGCCGACTTTTTACTACAGCTATGAATGTATATCTGATGCATCAAATATGCCTTAATCACTTCAAACCGTGAAAGAGACTTTCCTCGATTATTCTGATATTCAAAAACTTGTGTAGCTTCAATTTTATCTAAAATATAGAAAGTACTAATTACCGCACTCTCTAATGTTTGTTGAACCTGATTTAAATCTTCATCAGGCAACTTATTCAATTCTGTCTCAAAAAAAATAAATGCTTCAATAATCCTTTTCTGTGAAATAGTTTCTGTATTATCGGTAATTGAAACTAAATGTTTCTGTGTGATCCTTTTAAAAATTACCTGATCATCATCAATGGTCCTAAAAATATCGGTTAAATAGGTTCTTTTTATCCATTCAATATTGCCTCCCCTATTTGCTTTGACTTTGGCAATCGCTGAAAGAAATAAAATCGTAGTAGTTAAACGTTGTTGCCCGTCAATAATAAAAAGTGTATCTTCTTCTTTTTCAAAAAGGAATTGTCCCAAATAATAACGTTTCCCCCCGTTGTTCCATAAGATCACTAAGAAACTGAGAACACTGCTTATTCTCCCAGCTATATGCCCGTTGATAGGCCGGAATCCTAATACATTCAGCTGTTTTGAACAGGCTCTGAATATTTTTAACTGTCTTACTCATAACCCCAATTAGTATTATCCATAATAAATTTGAAAAGCATGGCGACAAAGTCACTTCTCCTATTTCAATTTAACTTCTGTCGCTTCAAAATTTCCAAGTCTGATCATATACATACAAAATATCCTTATAGAAATTCATTGTTTCAGACATATTTGCATAATCTTCTTTTTATCAATATAAAGTCTTTAATCATATCTGCCTGTTCTGTTTTGGTTATATAACTCCGATTAGTATCCTCTTCGACAACCAGTTACATAATACAGACAGCTCTATATACATAGATACTATTTACAAAAGGCTATGACATTCACAATACAAGCCTATTTTTCAGATAAAATTAATAAAAATAATCCGGTTATATATCCCAGGACTATCTCAAAGTTATCTGTTCTATTCATATTTTAGTAAAAACAAAATAATCGATATAACAAAAATTTAGTAGTTTTGTCTTTAAGAACAAAGAACGACCTGTATGGCAATTCATAATCAGCTGGGAAAAACGGGGGAGCAATTAGCCTCCGAATATTTAGTTACCCAAGGATATATTATTCGGGACGTAAACTGGAAAAGCGGAAGATATGAACTGGATATCGTCGCGTATTCCGGGAAAACGCTGGTCATTGTTGAAGTCAAAACCCGAAGAAACGAAGATTTCGCATACCCCGAAGAAGCTATTGACGAACGTAAGATAAACAATATTGTCAAAGCGGCAGAAGCGTATATACACATGCATGATATTCCTTTTGAAACACGTTTCGACATTATTACCCTCGTAGGTACAGGAGATAATTTTAATTTGGAACATATTATCGATGCTTTTTACCCACCTTTAACCCGATATCATTAAAATGGACATTGAATCAATACGGGAATATTGTCTCTCGTTCCCTTTGGTCTCAGAATGTTTTCCTTTCGACGAATACGTACTGGTATTTAAAGTAGAAGGAAAAATGTTTCTTTACACCGATCTGAGTAATCCGGAACCGGCTTTTAATGTAAAATGCGACCCGGAATTTGCACTCGAACTCCGGGAAAAATACAATGAAGTAATACCCGGATTTCACTCCAACAAGAAATACTGGAATACAGTATATATCACACCCCGTATCGGGGAAAAACTCATCAAAGAATGGATACGTCATTCTTATGAAGAAGTTGTAAAGAAAATGCCGAAATACCGAAGAGAACAAATTTTAAAATTACTCGACGAAACAAATCTATGATCTACAACAAGAATAAATTCATACATATAGAATCGGCTGCTTCAACCAACACCTATCTAAAAGAGCTATGCCAAAAAAGTGATATAGAAGACGGGACTGTAATATATACTCATGCACAAACAGCGGGAAGGGGCCAAAGAGGAAACAGGTGGGAGTCGGAACCGGGACAAAATATCACCATGAGCCTGCTGATTAAACCGACACACATCCCGGCGTCCGGACAATTCCTTCTATCTCAGATCGTATCATTGGGAGTCACAGATGTACTCAGCGAATATGCTCCGGGATTCTCTATCAAATGGCCTAACGATATTTACTGGAAGGATAAAAAAATAGCCGGCATACTTATTGAAAACACGCTGCAAGGTGAAATCTATTCACAGGCAATTATAGGAATCGGATTAAATGTAAATCAGCAGGAATTTATTTCAGATGCGCCTAATCCAGTCTCTTTACGACAAATTACAGGAAAAAGCTACGACACCGGAAAGTTACTCCACAAGATTGTATATGCTATAGCGTTACGCTATGAATCTTCAAAAAAAGAAATCAATAGTCTGAGAAAAGATTATTCCGGACAATTATTCCGTCATACAGGCTATTATCCCTACGAAAGCAAAGGTGAAATTTTTAAAGCATGCATAACGAAAATCGAAGATAGCGGCTTGATAGTATTAAAAACCGAAACAGGAGAAGAACGCCGTTACGCGTTCAAAGAAGTATCATTCCTGCTTTGATTTTTTAATGCGGGAAAAAACATTAGTTTTACCAGCCGGATATGGCAAGCGGTCGGACAGAGATTCCAGCTGAGCTATTACTTCCTGCAAATAAGGAGTCTTTTTCTGCTGAAAAGCCAAATTCAGATATATCTTGGCACTGTCTATTTCATTTGCTATTACTTCTCTCTTTTGTTCCCTGAAATCATGGTACTGCATTCGGGTAGGAGAAGATATCTTACCGAAATCCTCGTCTATCGAACGAAGTTTATCCATGCCTTGCTGGGCATAAAAATTACCCAGAAAAGAAGCCGCATCAAAATCGGTTGCTTCAACAGTCAATATGTTCTTATAAATCGTTATTGCAGAAGAATCGTTACCCAAAATAAAAAACGCATTTGCCTTAGCTTTCAAATATTCTACATTATCGGGAGAAGATACCAGCAATTCATCAGCGATTATCAAAGTCTTTGACGCATCGTTCCTGAACTGATAAAAATTCAGCAGATAATTATTTACTAATTTTGAAAACCAAGGCTGCTTTTCCTTTATTAACCGTAACATATTCTCATAAATACCCGAATTACTCATTCGGCGGGCTTTAGGATCCACCCCCTTAAATATATCTTCCAAAGGTATTCCGTTCTTTTCCGAACCCTCCACATATTTCATTACCGAAGAATTATCTTCCAGTAAAGAAGAAGCCAGTATAGCCTGAATATAAACATCGGTTACACGAGGTTTCATATCGAGCATAAGGTCATAGATCGCTAATGATTCCCGCCATGCCCTGTTTTC
This portion of the Barnesiella propionica genome encodes:
- a CDS encoding tetratricopeptide repeat protein, which encodes MKKMFCFFFLFLFTVSAWPVTSYETLAKKAANHYENRAWRESLAIYDLMLDMKPRVTDVYIQAILASSLLEDNSSVMKYVEGSEKNGIPLEDIFKGVDPKARRMSNSGIYENMLRLIKEKQPWFSKLVNNYLLNFYQFRNDASKTLIIADELLVSSPDNVEYLKAKANAFFILGNDSSAITIYKNILTVEATDFDAASFLGNFYAQQGMDKLRSIDEDFGKISSPTRMQYHDFREQKREVIANEIDSAKIYLNLAFQQKKTPYLQEVIAQLESLSDRLPYPAGKTNVFSRIKKSKQE
- a CDS encoding HNH endonuclease family protein, with product MEHIRPQSPENEVYTEDFAQNYLQIAGNLALLTQSQNSKFGNKSFERKKELFQDTALSSYTEIREKSEWTEIEIAERHRRISDFAKRYFDTTDL
- a CDS encoding DUF262 domain-containing protein, with amino-acid sequence MGQFLFEKEEDTLFIIDGQQRLTTTILFLSAIAKVKANRGGNIEWIKRTYLTDIFRTIDDDQVIFKRITQKHLVSITDNTETISQKRIIEAFIFFETELNKLPDEDLNQVQQTLESAVISTFYILDKIEATQVFEYQNNRGKSLSRFEVIKAYLMHQIYIHSCSKKSANNDIVEIQSIVSKTYRYIEAVEGYFTENELLDNCCNLFYNIGGSLEEIKERLNKEEDKKQWIKSFFENLAELAHCAKSIVNNKCQTEIANLFFVGNKVNWKFVLLTIFNRGDNKGEVYFKILKLLEILSFKLKLGDYRTDYLPSYAKSYFNSDDYSIEDLYRDVKNSAETGFKWYWNDGNRFKNIISEYFDHTKWHYDRNIIKYVLWQYENHLRLEKRSGALLDKDLYDSIPLNISGLRVRKMKYIQKILHRIICKLQGIWLF
- a CDS encoding biotin--[acetyl-CoA-carboxylase] ligase, which produces MIYNKNKFIHIESAASTNTYLKELCQKSDIEDGTVIYTHAQTAGRGQRGNRWESEPGQNITMSLLIKPTHIPASGQFLLSQIVSLGVTDVLSEYAPGFSIKWPNDIYWKDKKIAGILIENTLQGEIYSQAIIGIGLNVNQQEFISDAPNPVSLRQITGKSYDTGKLLHKIVYAIALRYESSKKEINSLRKDYSGQLFRHTGYYPYESKGEIFKACITKIEDSGLIVLKTETGEERRYAFKEVSFLL
- a CDS encoding MmcQ/YjbR family DNA-binding protein; protein product: MDIESIREYCLSFPLVSECFPFDEYVLVFKVEGKMFLYTDLSNPEPAFNVKCDPEFALELREKYNEVIPGFHSNKKYWNTVYITPRIGEKLIKEWIRHSYEEVVKKMPKYRREQILKLLDETNL
- a CDS encoding GmrSD restriction endonuclease domain-containing protein — translated: MSKTVKNIQSLFKTAECIRIPAYQRAYSWENKQCSQFLSDLMEQRGETLLFGTIPF
- a CDS encoding YraN family protein — translated: MAIHNQLGKTGEQLASEYLVTQGYIIRDVNWKSGRYELDIVAYSGKTLVIVEVKTRRNEDFAYPEEAIDERKINNIVKAAEAYIHMHDIPFETRFDIITLVGTGDNFNLEHIIDAFYPPLTRYH